In one window of Aquamicrobium sp. DNA:
- a CDS encoding GNAT family N-acetyltransferase codes for MSLADMATDVAYALEAAEHDPEIEDINAEAFGPGRFSRAAYAIREGGPHRRDLSFVALVDGAVVASVRMTPIAAGGGRALLLGPLAVRPAFKNLGIGRRLVALALDAARKDGWSLSILVGDAPYYAPLGFSKVVPYGQLAMPRPVDPARLLACELVPGALEGFVGDVVHAERASRE; via the coding sequence ATGAGCCTTGCCGATATGGCCACCGACGTGGCCTATGCCCTCGAAGCCGCCGAACACGACCCTGAAATCGAAGACATCAACGCCGAGGCCTTCGGCCCCGGCCGGTTCTCGCGCGCGGCCTATGCGATCCGCGAGGGCGGGCCGCACCGGCGCGACCTCTCCTTCGTGGCGCTTGTGGACGGCGCGGTGGTCGCCTCGGTGCGGATGACGCCGATCGCGGCTGGCGGCGGGCGGGCGCTGCTCCTCGGGCCGCTGGCGGTGCGGCCGGCGTTCAAGAATCTCGGCATCGGCCGGCGGCTGGTCGCGCTGGCGTTGGATGCCGCGCGCAAGGACGGCTGGAGCCTTTCCATCCTCGTCGGCGACGCGCCCTATTACGCGCCGCTCGGCTTTTCGAAGGTCGTGCCCTACGGTCAGCTCGCCATGCCCCGCCCGGTCGACCCCGCGCGGCTGCTCGCCTGCGAGCTGGTTCCGGGGGCGTTGGAGGGGTTCGTGGGGGATGTGGTGCATGCGGAAAGAGCGAGTAGGGAATAG